Proteins found in one Legionella pneumophila subsp. pascullei genomic segment:
- a CDS encoding acyl-CoA dehydrogenase: protein MTSYENLIQLSEFFESCLGNPWDDNSPVSFQQILLADEQEILATSPMEFIKQWGYLDYTIPHYLGGKLSSLDEIYTLTRLLARRDITMAIMFGLAFFTALPIWIAGSSRQKKRLSEHLRQGQIGALALTEEEHGTDLTSNKMNAKPTEEGWEISGRKWCVNFATLSEYAVVLCRTNEKGGLLGFSLFYIDKKSTEKGISPTPKLPTHGVRGLDISGFSFDKVNVSKNALIGKEQRGLEITYKVFQISRTLCACLAIGGADTALRLAVSYSLQRQLYGKSVFEIPAVKQRLGELFTLLLIADCTAQVVVRACTVIPEKMSLWSAIIKFLIPQIGEDITEQCAIILGARAYLRTTQWAIFQKIRRDIQVVGLFDGSTQVNLSLIAGNLLPQTGMRGKNRVEHSEKIEKIFNIHLSCPPLEEDNLGLFTHEEDDVLAGIMCLNSSPINPLITTIRHEIEKLDQEVIHLHDQKLFDPRSLTVFRLAEKYCWIFAASCCLQFWHYNQEALSDGLQNTDWLDLAMQLILKRLNSDSMIDSVLQEAMSERLYSFFQKKQLFSIMPIHIAE, encoded by the coding sequence ATGACTTCTTATGAGAATTTGATACAACTGTCTGAGTTTTTCGAGTCATGCTTGGGTAATCCTTGGGATGACAATTCTCCTGTTAGTTTTCAACAAATTTTACTCGCTGACGAGCAGGAAATATTAGCTACATCACCAATGGAATTCATTAAGCAATGGGGTTATTTGGACTATACCATACCTCATTATTTAGGAGGTAAATTGAGTTCTCTGGATGAAATATATACTTTAACCAGATTATTGGCCAGACGTGATATCACTATGGCTATTATGTTTGGATTGGCTTTTTTTACTGCATTGCCAATATGGATAGCGGGAAGTTCCAGGCAAAAGAAACGTTTGAGCGAGCATCTTCGCCAGGGACAGATAGGCGCTTTGGCTTTGACGGAAGAAGAGCATGGAACCGATCTGACCTCCAATAAGATGAATGCCAAACCAACTGAAGAGGGTTGGGAAATTTCAGGACGAAAATGGTGTGTTAATTTTGCCACCTTGAGCGAGTATGCTGTGGTGTTGTGTCGTACTAATGAGAAGGGAGGGCTATTAGGTTTTTCTTTGTTTTATATCGATAAAAAATCAACCGAAAAGGGGATTTCTCCCACACCTAAGCTGCCCACTCACGGAGTCAGAGGGTTAGACATCAGTGGTTTTTCTTTTGATAAGGTGAACGTGTCTAAAAACGCATTAATAGGTAAGGAACAACGTGGTTTGGAAATCACCTATAAGGTATTCCAAATTTCACGAACCTTATGTGCCTGCTTGGCGATTGGAGGAGCTGATACTGCTTTGAGGCTGGCAGTGTCTTACAGCTTGCAAAGGCAACTGTATGGCAAATCAGTGTTTGAAATACCAGCAGTAAAACAACGGCTGGGTGAGTTATTTACTCTTTTATTAATCGCGGATTGCACAGCTCAGGTCGTGGTTCGCGCCTGTACAGTAATACCAGAAAAAATGAGCCTTTGGTCAGCAATTATCAAATTTCTTATTCCGCAGATTGGGGAAGATATAACAGAACAGTGTGCCATCATTCTAGGTGCCAGAGCTTATCTGCGAACCACTCAATGGGCTATTTTTCAGAAAATAAGACGCGACATTCAAGTGGTTGGTTTGTTTGATGGGAGTACCCAGGTTAATTTATCCCTTATTGCAGGTAATTTGCTACCTCAGACAGGAATGCGGGGTAAAAACCGGGTAGAGCATTCCGAAAAAATAGAGAAAATTTTTAATATTCATTTGTCTTGTCCTCCTCTTGAAGAGGATAATTTGGGCTTGTTTACTCATGAAGAAGATGATGTATTGGCTGGCATCATGTGCTTAAACTCAAGTCCAATCAATCCGCTTATCACTACAATACGTCATGAAATTGAAAAACTGGATCAGGAAGTCATCCATTTACATGATCAGAAATTATTTGACCCACGCAGTTTGACTGTTTTTCGTTTGGCAGAAAAATATTGCTGGATCTTTGCAGCCAGTTGTTGTTTGCAGTTCTGGCACTATAATCAGGAGGCACTTTCTGATGGTTTGCAAAATACAGATTGGCTGGATTTGGCGATGCAGTTAATTCTTAAGCGATTGAATTCAGATTCGATGATTGATAGTGTGTTGCAAGAAGCTATGAGTGAGCGTTTGTATTCTTTTTTTCAAAAAAAACAGCTGTTTTCTATTATGCCAATACATATAGCGGAGTAA
- a CDS encoding acyl-CoA carboxylase subunit beta: MSSQHTDKTLIKWIDNLIDERSFLPIGSEYIPDNKPYSLSGAEVITGLAKVNQRPVAIYAHDSSVNRGYVTRQGARKIIHLMDKAEKLRIPIVAFLASPGVSLEENLLSGDEYTQIIARNIRLSGIIPQFAVILAPTLGAPAYSAVLMDLLFFNKHRSYLMVTSPMVVQQAIGEKVTMSELGSATLHATTTGIADFVDDSVTAQINHVKAMLGFFPLHTNERPPVHSIIEPNHPIPDIPANPRVPFNMLNLIQAVVDNSNVIQYKRTYGQAMICAFVHLHGFAVGVVANQSIRYSGAIDSDAAQKAAKFIRICDAYSIPILTFIDVPGFMPGKREEQKGLLQHGARFCVAMQTRVPRLSVIVRKCYGAAAFLMMQTKSQNGDLVLALETANLGVMGKETTSKVQAMDGQAAQESSQPQLSDKSQIDDSLLEAYSLGLIDEIIQPAQIRSRLASHLELLYRSMETMPLAKHSIV; this comes from the coding sequence ATGTCTTCCCAACATACAGATAAGACGTTAATTAAATGGATAGACAATTTAATTGATGAACGAAGCTTTTTACCAATAGGTTCTGAATATATTCCGGATAATAAACCTTATTCCCTTTCTGGCGCTGAGGTGATTACCGGATTAGCCAAAGTGAATCAAAGGCCAGTAGCGATTTACGCCCACGATTCTTCGGTCAACAGGGGTTATGTTACCCGCCAAGGTGCTAGAAAGATTATTCATTTAATGGATAAAGCGGAAAAATTACGCATTCCTATCGTTGCCTTTTTAGCATCCCCAGGTGTTTCTCTCGAAGAAAATTTATTAAGTGGTGATGAATACACGCAAATTATTGCTCGCAATATTAGATTGTCTGGAATTATTCCCCAATTTGCAGTGATACTTGCCCCCACTCTTGGAGCACCTGCCTATTCTGCTGTGTTAATGGATTTGTTATTTTTTAACAAGCATAGAAGTTATCTTATGGTGACTAGCCCTATGGTAGTGCAACAAGCCATTGGTGAAAAAGTGACTATGAGTGAACTGGGGAGTGCAACATTGCATGCAACGACAACGGGCATTGCTGATTTCGTGGATGATAGTGTAACAGCACAAATAAATCATGTGAAAGCCATGCTTGGTTTTTTTCCTCTGCATACGAATGAGCGCCCGCCGGTTCATTCTATAATAGAGCCTAATCATCCCATTCCTGATATTCCTGCAAATCCCAGAGTACCATTTAACATGCTCAATTTAATTCAGGCTGTAGTGGATAATTCAAACGTTATCCAGTACAAAAGGACTTATGGTCAGGCAATGATTTGTGCTTTCGTACACCTGCACGGTTTTGCTGTAGGGGTTGTCGCTAATCAGAGTATTCGTTATAGCGGGGCCATCGATTCTGATGCAGCTCAAAAAGCAGCCAAATTTATACGAATATGTGATGCTTATTCTATACCGATTTTAACTTTCATCGATGTTCCCGGTTTTATGCCTGGCAAAAGAGAAGAACAAAAAGGATTATTGCAACATGGAGCAAGATTTTGTGTCGCGATGCAAACCAGAGTGCCAAGATTAAGTGTTATTGTGCGTAAATGTTATGGAGCGGCTGCTTTTCTTATGATGCAAACCAAATCGCAAAATGGCGATTTGGTTTTGGCTCTGGAAACAGCAAATCTCGGTGTCATGGGTAAGGAAACGACCAGTAAGGTGCAAGCTATGGATGGTCAAGCAGCACAGGAATCATCACAGCCCCAATTGTCAGATAAGTCTCAAATTGATGATTCCCTCCTGGAGGCTTATTCTCTAGGCTTGATTGATGAAATTATCCAACCGGCTCAAATTCGCAGTCGCCTGGCATCTCATTTAGAGCTTTTATATAGAAGTATGGAAACCATGCCTTTGGCAAAACACTCTATTGTATAA
- a CDS encoding 3-oxoacyl-ACP synthase III family protein encodes MNILKPDIQFEITGASRVLPESGPITNFEILKNFPRTADKSQGFLEKFAEKIGEEFGFHTRYWCHKPWESLDNSRELTSESLAIQAVEKLIAHYKPEEIDAFLLGSTTNKRFTGSQAAAVLGSLGLNAPAYDLKTGCSTSLSTLHFAYALMALGYQKILVCCSETLSKVIDPENEKTWIGLADGAASLLLEKNKQGSFTIEKSFFSTDGQYVNAFTTQGVFPPTHEQIDSIGYHLVGDETLMKELAYSRYMQMLDNLLPTEKEKNEITWIIPHQVNRKLIDQILHENHLNNKIIIWDADTIGNIGGASVLYTLARAVEEKLFDSSGKILLMSVGGGLSYAGQVLNYQKTSYSD; translated from the coding sequence ATGAATATTTTAAAACCTGATATACAATTTGAAATTACTGGGGCATCAAGAGTTTTGCCTGAATCGGGCCCTATCACAAATTTTGAAATTTTAAAAAATTTTCCGAGAACTGCCGATAAATCTCAAGGTTTTCTCGAAAAATTCGCAGAAAAAATAGGTGAAGAATTTGGCTTTCATACTCGATACTGGTGCCACAAACCTTGGGAATCACTCGATAATTCAAGAGAGCTCACTTCTGAGTCATTGGCTATTCAAGCAGTAGAAAAGCTTATTGCGCATTATAAACCGGAAGAGATAGACGCATTTCTCTTAGGGTCCACAACCAATAAACGCTTTACAGGCTCCCAAGCGGCTGCTGTACTCGGAAGTTTGGGATTAAATGCCCCTGCTTACGATTTAAAAACCGGTTGCTCTACCTCTTTATCAACCTTGCATTTTGCTTACGCATTGATGGCTTTGGGCTATCAAAAAATCTTGGTTTGTTGCTCTGAAACGCTTTCCAAAGTGATTGACCCTGAAAATGAAAAAACCTGGATAGGTTTGGCTGATGGAGCAGCCTCCTTACTTTTGGAAAAAAATAAGCAGGGGTCTTTCACCATTGAAAAGAGTTTTTTTTCTACCGACGGTCAATACGTAAACGCATTCACGACTCAAGGCGTATTCCCGCCGACTCATGAGCAAATTGATTCGATTGGTTATCATTTAGTCGGTGATGAAACCTTGATGAAAGAATTAGCCTATTCCAGATACATGCAAATGCTTGATAATTTATTGCCAACAGAAAAGGAAAAAAATGAGATAACATGGATAATTCCACATCAGGTCAATCGAAAATTAATAGATCAAATACTTCATGAAAATCATTTAAACAACAAAATAATAATTTGGGATGCTGATACCATAGGCAATATAGGCGGTGCATCGGTTCTCTATACATTAGCAAGGGCAGTTGAGGAAAAATTGTTTGATAGCTCAGGAAAAATTCTCCTGATGAGTGTAGGTGGTGGCCTGTCCTATGCGGGGCAAGTGCTAAACTATCAAAAAACCTCATATAGCGATTAA
- a CDS encoding fatty acyl-AMP ligase: MKKEYLQCQSLVDIVRLRALHSPNKKSCTFLNKELEETMTYEQLDQHAKAIAATLQEEGAQPGDRVLLLFAPGLPLIQAFFGCLYAGCIAVPIYPPAQEKLLDKAQRIVTNSKPVIVLMIADHIKKFTADELKTNPRFLKIPAIALDSIELSKSSSWQPTSIESNDIAFLQYTSGSTMHPKGVMVSHHNLLDNLGKIFTSFHMNDETIIFSWLPPHHDMGLIGCILTPIYGGIQAVMMSPFSFLQNPLSWLKNITKYKATISGSPNFAYDYCVKRIREEKKEGLDLSSWMTAFNGAEPVRAETMEHFYQAFKEFGFRKEAFYPCYGLAEATLLVTGGTPGNPYKTLTLAKEQFQDHRVHFSDDNSPGSYKLVSSGNPIQTVKIIDPDTLTPCDFDQVGEIWVQSNSVAQGYWNQPEETKHAFQGKIKENESSSIYLRTGDLGFLHENELYVTGRIKDLIIIYGKNHYPQDIEYSLMHSPLHHILGKCAAFVIQEEHEYKLTVMCEVKNRFMDEVTQDNLFNEIFELVYENHQLEVHTIVLIPLKAMPHTTSGKIRRNFCRKHLLDKTLPIVATWQLNKIEE; the protein is encoded by the coding sequence GTGAAAAAAGAATATTTACAGTGCCAGTCTCTGGTTGACATCGTAAGGTTAAGAGCTTTACATAGCCCTAACAAGAAAAGCTGTACTTTTCTGAACAAAGAGTTAGAAGAGACGATGACTTATGAGCAACTGGATCAACACGCCAAAGCCATTGCCGCAACTTTACAAGAGGAAGGAGCACAGCCTGGTGATAGGGTCTTGTTACTGTTTGCACCTGGACTGCCCCTTATCCAGGCATTTTTTGGCTGCCTTTACGCGGGTTGCATTGCTGTACCAATTTACCCCCCCGCTCAAGAAAAATTATTGGATAAAGCACAGCGCATTGTAACCAACTCAAAACCAGTAATAGTACTGATGATTGCAGATCATATCAAAAAATTCACTGCAGACGAATTAAAAACAAATCCCAGATTCTTGAAAATTCCTGCCATCGCGCTTGATAGCATTGAGTTAAGCAAAAGCAGTAGTTGGCAACCAACTTCTATTGAGAGCAATGACATTGCATTTCTACAATACACTTCCGGCTCAACCATGCATCCTAAGGGTGTGATGGTGAGTCACCATAATTTGCTGGATAATCTGGGTAAAATTTTTACTTCTTTTCATATGAATGATGAAACCATTATTTTCAGCTGGTTGCCCCCCCATCACGATATGGGTTTGATTGGCTGCATTCTGACACCCATCTATGGTGGAATTCAGGCGGTCATGATGTCTCCCTTTTCATTTTTACAAAACCCGCTTTCCTGGTTAAAGAATATTACGAAATACAAAGCGACTATCAGTGGCAGCCCCAATTTCGCTTACGATTATTGTGTCAAACGAATCAGGGAAGAAAAAAAAGAAGGGCTCGACTTAAGTTCATGGATGACCGCATTCAACGGCGCTGAGCCAGTAAGAGCGGAAACCATGGAGCATTTTTATCAGGCATTTAAAGAGTTTGGGTTCCGTAAAGAAGCATTCTATCCATGCTATGGCCTGGCTGAGGCCACTTTGTTAGTAACCGGAGGAACACCAGGAAATCCATACAAAACGTTAACCTTAGCCAAAGAACAATTTCAGGATCATCGCGTGCATTTTTCAGACGATAACAGTCCGGGCAGTTACAAGTTAGTCAGTAGTGGTAATCCTATTCAAACAGTTAAAATTATTGACCCTGACACCTTAACCCCATGTGATTTTGACCAGGTTGGTGAAATTTGGGTACAAAGCAACAGTGTCGCCCAAGGTTATTGGAACCAACCCGAAGAAACAAAACATGCATTCCAAGGGAAAATTAAAGAAAATGAGAGTAGCTCTATCTATTTAAGAACTGGGGACTTGGGCTTTCTCCATGAAAATGAGTTATACGTTACTGGACGTATTAAGGATTTAATTATTATTTATGGTAAAAATCATTATCCCCAGGACATTGAGTACAGTCTGATGCATTCTCCTCTACATCACATATTAGGGAAATGCGCTGCTTTTGTGATTCAAGAAGAACATGAATACAAACTTACGGTGATGTGTGAAGTAAAAAATCGCTTCATGGATGAAGTAACTCAAGATAATTTATTCAATGAGATTTTTGAACTGGTTTACGAAAACCACCAATTGGAGGTACATACTATTGTCCTGATTCCTCTTAAGGCCATGCCACATACTACCAGTGGAAAAATTCGCAGGAATTTTTGTCGTAAACATCTTTTGGATAAAACTCTGCCAATAGTTGCTACCTGGCAACTCAATAAAATTGAGGAATAA